GTATGAGCTTTGTCCACACATGCTGCACCAGGAAGTTTGTTAAAGTTCTGTCTTCAGAGAAAGACATCTTGAGCTGAACGAGTTTTTATTCTGAACACTGACCAGTTTTTCCACATCAGACTTCAGTAGAACAAGTTGTGATATTCCTGCCTCACCTCTAACGTGTCCCCTGATATCCAGCTGGGCCTCGACGACACCAGGCTGCACAGAATCAACGGGCTCGTCGTCCTCTCCAGTTTCCTCGCATGTCGGATCCTGGTCTTCCCCTTCATGTACTGGATGTACGGCCGGCAGTTTGGGATTCCCCTGCACAGAGTGGCCTTCCACCTGCCTCTGCACTGCAACGTGGGTAACCTGGTGATCCTGGCTCCACAGATCTACTGGTTCATCCTGCTGCTGAAGAAAGCCAACAGACTGTACCTGAGGCAGAGGAGAGCCAAGGGAGACTGAGGAGTCCACCTGGTCTAAAAAAATCCTGCTTTACCACCTAGGCTGAAGATACCAGATGAGAATATTTGGGCCACTGCCCCGAAATCTAAGATATCAAGAACAGATAGTAATATTATGGgggaaaatcagaaaatatctAGAATAAAGTTATTCAGTTACATTTTACAAGTACAACTTCAAATATGATTTTATTCTCAAACATTCAGACTCTGAAATTCTACTCTATGAACTGTGGCCTTCATACATCACACAGTGATGTCTCAGCACTAAAGAGTTTCTCTTGCACTAAATCATTATGCAGCTTTAatccatgttttattttgttggctATGTGATAAAACTGTTTAAAGTGTTGTGACAGCACATTGTTTAAAGCTTTACTGTTAATATTTCTgcttaaataaaaatgagaggctgtttaattaataaaatgaataaatgacatTAATATTTCTGTGCTCCTGAAGGCTTTGATGATGACGAGggactgcacacacactaatatatGGAAACGCACGGTGTACAGTTACTACATTTGTAATTAAAGTAATGAAAAGTAGCATCCTCTGTCAGCCACCACGTCCTAACTGCTCAGCTTCAGAGGAGAAATGAAAATTACTCAGGCAGCACAAAGACATTTGCTGTGAAATATCTGCTTTTTATTCATTCCTAACTCATCACTTTGTAATAACTTCTTAAATTAACTAGTGCAGCAAATTAAATGATATCCTTATTTTATGAGCAGACTTGTTCACACAGTCTTTAAAGCATCCGAGAACCACAAATGTTCAGCGGACAACACGTCAAGCTGCCGACGACACGAGCTGAGCGATCTTCTGCTGCAGGGCGGCCTTCATCTCCCGGTTCTCCAGGTTGTCAGTGATGGTGGAGAAGAAGTGGCGGGTGTTGTCGCTCTCCAGcgggctgctgctgtcagggAAAGCGGCCATGATGGCCTCATAGTGGCTGAGGATCTCCAGACTGGAGAGGAACAGCGGTTCACACTGGCCTCCTGGCATCATCACCTGGGAGGAGGAAATGCAACCACTGAGAACCCGATCCAGATTTAGGAAGAGTGATACAGAGAAATCTACACATACCAAAATACCATTAACTGGGATCTTAATTctaaaataattgtatttttaatacCTAACAAAttgcagacaaacaaatgtataTTTGTACAGTTCTCCACTAGATTACCTGTGGCGACTACACAAATAACCCTAGCTCTATGATGTTTGGCTCAGCCTCAGTGTTGCTGTCGCTATCTATGGTTAAATCCTGGTGAACAAACACCAACAGGTGTCTGGCTGTACTGTCCAGTTACTAAAAGGAGAATAGTCAGTGGCCGTGGTGTGGACGTCAGTGATTCATACCTGGATGTGCTGAACATGGCAGAAGAGCTGGCTGAGTACGAAGAGGACTTCCTGGCTGGGaacagcctccacctcctcctccctgtgcgactctgctgctttcagggGGGGGCCTCCTGGGTGTTTGAGGTCTTTCTGGGAAATGTCTTGGGACATTTTGGGAGATTTGATTGAAGTGCAGGAGGGATTGGAATTTCTAGACGCTGGTGCTTTAGGAGACATTGAAGTCAGAGCACCAGATGAGGGAAGAGGCAGCTTGGCTCTTACAGAGTTCATCACGTCCTTCACAGAGTGGGCATATAACCTGCCGACGTGGGCCCAGCCGTCCACCGACAGCCAGTGGGAGCAGCTGGAGCCgcagagcagctggaggactcgaagcaggaggacagacaAGCGGAGCTCACAGGAAAACCTCCTCAGATCCAGGAGTGGCAGGTAGTCCACGTACTCGAGCGAGAAGGGGACGTGGAGGCGCTCTGAGGCGATGAGCTCCCTCAGGACTCCCAGCAGTCTGGTCCACTGGGGGACGGAGCACCAGGGCAGGGTCTGGGTCAGAGCCACCAGCACGCCTTTGCTGAACATGCCTATGTGATCGGGCCGGCGCCGGTCCAGAGAGAGGCCGGACAACATGGTGGACTGCAGGGAGTCCGATATGGAACAGCACTCCATCCAGGCCAGGAGACCTGTGCCCTGACCATACTGAGGCAGGTCCAAACCGGACCACTCCTACAGAGGAACAAATAAATGATCAGGAACAGTTTGGCTCAGATGaatgagaaacaaaaagagggCTAAGCTGCTAACAAAACAGTGCTGTGTCTCAGCTGTGAGCAGCAGTTACTGTTAATCCtgctgaggggagggggggggggatcaggTCCACAGCAACGTTCATACAGCTCATCATGAACTACACAAAGACTGTTTCATTGCATTTCTGCAATAAACATGCAACAGAAAGCATTGGCTGGACACCATGTGTCACTTTGTTTCAATGTGGAACCTCCAGATCCAGACCTGCTGCCGGAGGCCGGAGGCTGAAAGCAGGTACATTTCCATGCACTTCACAACAACAGTGCCTCCTTTAGCTAAAGTGCTTTAGTAGTGTGTAGAACACAACAGTTggttcagtctgtctgtctgaaaacattttaaatgtatattaaaGTCGGAGCAGCTCAGTGATACGGTTGATGAAAATGTGAgagtaatattttttaaagaggTTGGATGACCACCACATGGCTAGAGGAGTACTCAACACTggttcctacatttcccacaatgcagcaTCTTTCATTAGATCCACCCCACCTGATAAACCCCCACTTTTTACATACGGTCGTGAGATAAAAACGTGAGCCAATGCCATCACCGTGACATCCAAGTTATTTCATCACACTTGTCaaagctgcagagacacagaagacttttattcatctgttttcaCAGGTTTATCTCTAAATGATATCTCTGCACATCAGACCAAACAAATGTGCACCTCCCTCTTTACATAGTAAATAGTTGTGTAATGATATATTAGTGTTATGAATGTCGTATAGAGAGTTTAACTGGATTTCATGTGAAAACTCAGTGGAATGCCCCCATTACAGTTCATCAGGTGTGCTGCATTTAGGCAGGAAGTCTTGGTATTGGGGGGTCTATGCATGGATGCTGACACCTTGATCTTTGTACATTTCAGTACCCTTGAAAGAAACTCGAGGCTCAAACTCTTACCTGCTCAGGTaggtcacacacagtcagcagagACGAGGGAACCTCGTTTTTGAAGTGCTCCCCCCAAACGGCCTTCAGGTGGAAACGAACGCTCCAGTCCAGTTCCTCCACCTTGTTGTAGAGCCAGAACAGAGCTCTGGACCAGCTGCTGGGGGCCGCCGCCACCTCTGCACCCACCACCTGCCCCAGCGTGGTCAGCACTGACAACAGCAGCTCCCGGGTGTCCATGGACCAGTGGGGGGCAGCGCCCCCTGGTGTCTGCTCCCAGCACCTAGCAGAGATCCAGTATGTTTTAAAGTTCAGGAATAAAACTGTGGAACAACAGAAGGTAAGTAGAAGTGGACTGAAGGTCACCGGAGCACTGACACAGACCTGAGAGTGTGGTTGTATAGCTGGGCGAGGACATAGAGCAGAGGGAAGGGAGAGCAGTCCATCACCcagtgaggagaggaggctggTTCCTGGACGTCCACAGACAAAGCAGTGTGGAGAAGCTGCAGACTGAGTTCTGTATCAAAGGAGCTTTGACCTGCAGGGGACATGAACAAGTCAGCAGACTGGCTCAAATTATTTCCTCTGCATTTACCGCAAGCATTTTTGACACAGAatccttaaagctgcactaatcacgattttttacattaacaatgGACCAAACAGCCCATGTGAAATGTGACACACAGGTGATTATTAACGTACGAGTCTCTATaagctcgttgttttggttttagttcACTCTCACCGCCGCCATCTCAGTTATTTCATtcacactacctgcccagcaccatgGTGGCAAACAGCCCAATACAGCAGCTAGCTGGTGAATACAGAGCAGCGTTTAGCAGCTCGGTAGAGACCAAACTACTGACTCTGAAGGCCAATTTTGCTCCATAAATATGGAGCTGCTTGATGTCTTTCTTCATTGATTGATGTTAAAAAATCTGCTGGTTTAAACGGGACTATAAAAGAACTGTGACTAAGAGACACCTTTGGCAAACCTGTCGGAGCTCTTGGTTAACAAAACGACATAATAGAGACACTGTTTGATATATTAATATATCTGTACTGGTTtctcatcacatcacatcacatcacactggACGACATCAACGGTGATAAAGGCTTTATATATAAAACTTAATATTACTGATATCTTATTCAAAATCATCAGCATACtttgcactttttaaacaaGCTGATATTGTAGCCTGGAAAGAGATAAATTAGCAGACCATCACAGGACACTCACCCATAGTGGAGAGGTTAGACAGGACAAAGGTGTTAACAACCTCCTCTGGTAGCAGAAAGCTTTGCTTCACTTCTTCTCCCTCGACTGCCATGACAGGCATCATCAGCAGGCCCAGACACTTGAGGAACTGCTCTCTTTCATTGGCTGACAAGGATTTGGTCTTGAACAGTTCCTGTAGACACCTGCAGAGTAGACTGCTGCCACTTGCAGCAACCTTTCCGTCAGCTATACTTTCTTCTGCCCCTTTTCCTTCGTCCTCATCGCTTTGAGCTTCATCTTCTCTTCCCTTCTGTCCTATGAGTCCTGGCAGCTGCTGCAAGATCTTAGCCATAAGAGAGAAAGCTCCTTTATTGAAAATAGCTGAATGACAGCAAGATCTCAGAGCAGCCTCTGGGTTCTGAAACGCGACTCTTGCTACTAAAGACACTGCTGTGTTCAGATTGCCCTGCGACGCAGCTGCTGACTCGCCGCCCCCTCCCTGGATGATGCAGTTGAAGGCCATGTTGAGCTCCAGTTCGAACCCGTCGATCACGGCAGGGGGGACGGAGCACGCAAAGAAGCCCCTGCTAGACAGTCTCAACATGGCAGCCAACGCTTTGTTCTTGTCTTTTAAGGAAAGCGCAGAGAAAATGTCTGCGATGACTTTCATCAGCTTCCTGCAGTGGCTCACATTAGTGCTCTGACGGTGGAGTTTACTCATGAGAGTGGAGGTCAGTTTGATGAGTATGCTGCGGTGCTGGAAGGCAGCTTGGTTCTTTTCTATGCAGTCAATCCAGTGCTCATCACAGGCGGCCCAACTCTTCTCACTGGCAAACAACAGCGCATAGTTCTGATGGTCGTCCAGGCGGTGACTGATGATCATCGCCGTGACCCTGGCGTTCATCTCGGGGCTGCTCTCTACAGCTGGGAAAGCCAGCGACTCCAGCAAACCTCTCAGTAGATTCTTCTCAGTCATAGCTGCGGGCACTTCTGCTTTCTGCAGATCTGTCAGGACTCTCTGGACGCTTTGCTCTAGTTTGAATGCTGAGTAGCTGGGATCCGAGCTCTCATTCACTTTCAGGAGCCCGCTGCTTTGCCAGAACTGAGCAGCTTCAGTTATAATCTTCAAGGCTTCGTCGAGCTTCATCCTGCTGGGCTGAAACTGAGATGGTGTGTGAGAAGCACGCAGGTCTCTCTGAGCCTCCCGAATGAGTTCAGGACTCAGTTTCTCATCGTTCTTCTCTCTGATGCTAACAGTTTTAGACAGAATGTGCATCTTTTCTATGGTGGACAGTACAGCTGCTTGGTCTATTAGGAAGGCTGTGTGAAGAGCAtcaagagaaacagaaagggCCTGGAGGCAAAGGTCTGTAGTAGATATGTGATCTTTCACGTCTTTAAGTGCATGAAGGAGAATGTGCAGGACGTCAGTGGTTGGTGACATGGCTGATGGGTCTGGTGGGTCTAGCTTTAACCTCTTGGCAGCCTGAGAAGACTCACCAGAAGACTTGGAGGAAAGACGAGCACACTGTCTAGCGAACATTGTCCCTATGCTATCCTCCCCTCCTGCTGTCTGCTCATCTCGGCCCTTCCACAGTTCCCACCACACCTCCAGAAAAAGCCGGGCGTCATCCTCTCTCGTAGGGCTGCTCCTCGTGTATTGCACAAGCCTTTCAAGCTCAGTGCAAATCTGAGATCGAGGAAGACACAAGAGGAATTGGGCAAATGTCTGAGCGGCTCCCATCGACCTCACCACCTCCAGCAGGACAACATGGCTGACCTCAGGGAGGCCGTTCTGCAGGGGGAAGAAAGGGTTCTCCCTCCAGGACACCTCGACATCCTCTCCAGCCTCCCTGCACAACAGCTTCAGCCACAGAGCACAAACCAGTTTCTCTGTCCAGCTGACAGATGTGGTAGCGGAATGTGAATTGAGTTTGTCCTGTCTACAGATTTCTCTGACTGCCTCCAGGACTGGACGTCCCACCCGGCTCCAGTCATCTTTTTGCAGGGAGGACAGGGATGAAGGGAGACACAGCTTCTCGGCCAGAAGGAAAGCACCCTGAAGAACCGCCGACTCTGAAAGCAGAACAACAACAGGCGTCGAAAGGATCAATACTTAATACTCAATACTAGGATCAATAACAAAGCACAACCAACCAGTTCTGGAACTTTGTGGGCTACGACAGACACAACACATCTGTGACTATCAATTCGcttcattattgattgatttgctGACTTGGTCCAATAGTTTTAAGTATCAAATGTAATGAATTAGTGATAAAGGCCCTTTCTAATCTCCCAGAGCCAAAGGTGGAATCTTGAATATCTTGAAAGAGATATTCTATAACAGGATAGTAGATCCCTTAAGAGCAAGAATTAAACCAGCAAACCCCCAGATATGAGGCTGAAATCAGAATATTTGTGGCACTTCTGATTGTTAACTGCTTGAAAGATTAAACGACTGTCAAAATAACTGTCAGTGAATCAACTAACTGCCCCAATCAGAGTATCTATCAAAGAGTTTAGCTATCAAGAAACTGTTTTCTACTCAAACAACCTGGGAGAATATGTTCTAAGATATTGATATGAATCGTTAGTAGCCGTTTTTCAATTCGGCATACGATTCATTTTCCAaacaattagaaataaaatgtcagtttgaTTTGGTTTTCTTCCTTAAACCCTCTGTGGAGCCCCGAAGAAATCAGGACTAATTGTTAAAGCTTCTACTTCTAAACTATGTGCGGCGGGGTGTGACGAATTACAAGCATTTTCATCCAGATTCGGAAAACAGAACAAGGCAGCTTTCAAAAAGTAAAAGGTTTTAAACCGTAGCTACTTATTTTCCACATAAGAACGTGTTTCAGCAccatgttacacacacacacgtaccttTGCTCACCGTCAGTGTCATAGCTGCTGTGTGGAGCTAAACGCAGGAAAGCTAGTTTGCTAGTCCAGTTTCTAACTCACACTTATTTCTAGCTTGTCCACAAGATACAACATACACTAACAGCCCACTAACACAGCTGCCTGTTTCTAAACGTGTTCGGCAGCGTGTCGAACATCTCGGCTGTGTTCCAATAATACATCCACGGTCAACAGTTTCATACAGAGCGCTTCCGCTGCTCAGCCTCAGCGCCAGTCAGAGACAGGAGGGCCCGCCGCCCTGTCAGGGGCTCAGTCATCTCCACAGCGCCGCCGCAGGCCGGAGGTGGTACTGCAGGTCACCCACCTGTTAATGACGTTGCCTCCGTGGGGACTTACCGGAGCTGCagaaggaagtgtgtgtgctcgtCTTCACCTTCCTGATTGTGTGTGTAACACGGCGTGCCCGAGTTTACACCGATCATACAGTTTAGGACTGACTCATTTAACGATACGTGGGTGACGAGATTATTGACcgtttcatttaaaatgttacacaATATTACTACATATTATTACTTATATTGCACACATTTAGAAACGTTTGGTTCAGTGATATTTCATCTGACTAACACGTGATACGAGGGGCTGGCAgaacaaggttttttttcctacaaaaagaaagtgaaagtacCCGCTTGAGCCATGAGAGGAGAGCTCCAGCAGCAAGAAGAAAGGTTTCCTACCGACTAATGATCATGGTTCTGACCCGAAACACCCTGATTTACCTGCATCTGTGTGCAAGTAAGTTCCCTGTCTtcagctctcacacactccttctgtgcttctgcttctgtgtgtcGGAGTGTTCATAAGACATGAATGAAATGACCTCGATGCTGAACTAAGTTATAATGCATTATACTACATACTGTCCTATtctgtactgcactgtattACATTACACTGCACTATACTATATTCTACTACTGTACCACACAGTATTGTTCTATACTATACAATACTGTACTACTAGTACACTTCAGTATGCCCTATATTATCTGTGACACTGGTTCattctgctgtttgtctctcagGTGTGCTGTGCGTCCCTCAGGTGTCATGGCTGCCCTGTCAGTTCACTGATGAACATGTGTTTGAGGATGATAACAACCACGTTCGGACCGAGCTCATCCACAGACAGGCCATGCTGCAATTCGGTCGAAAAGGAGACGCCCCTGTTAACCCAAATGCCGTCACGTTCCTGGTGACCGGTAAGACCTGCACCCTGTGGAATCAACAGCCACGAGATTCCTGTATTCCACTGCTTTCTGGTCTGTTCTAGGATCCAGGTTGGACCTGTGGCGGTATGTAGAGGGAGTGGAAGCAGAGCAGCTGGAGTGTCAGCTGCAAAGGTACAGCACACAGGGCATCTATGTCCGCTGGCCCGTCCAGGAGCCCCAGGACTACAACCGCTGGTTCAGCTGcaccctcaaacacaccaagggcctgttcactgtcactggcTTCCTCAGACACCCGTCTGACCAGCCGCCCCCAGGACAACAGGACTACCTCCGCTGGCCCGCCATTGAGGACAGAGAGATACTCACCACAACAGGTAACAGTCTCTTCAGTCGGTATTAGGAGGGTAGGGTAATACCAGTCCCATGACTCGGTTTAATCCTAATCTGTGTTCATATCTAAGAACAGATATGTTTCTTCTCACCTTCCTCTGTCTTGCCACATCTGTTTCCACAGTTGCCTTGGTGATTAAAACACAGTCCCCGTCAGTAAGAGCAGGTCTGGGCTCCCAACAGAAACTCCACTGCCAGTTTGCTGTTGACCACAAAGGACCAAATGTCTCTGTGGAGTGGCACTGGCAACAACGTGGGGAGAGAACGACACTCTTCAGCCACAGCAGCCGCTCGGGGTCGACCCAGGGGACCGGTGTTGTGCTGAGGGGCCTCACAGGAGGGGATGCTTCCTATAAGCTGCCCTTTACCAAGATGAAAAGTCAAGGGACGTACATCTGCTCAGTGTCAGTGATTCCCCTGTTCGCCAGTGTGGACATAAGTCTGCATGTCGAAGGTGAGGAAGAGTTGAAGACAGGATATTTGCATCAAATGTCAGTTTAGATGGATGCTTTGGGATATTAAGAGTCTTATTTTCACCAGAGAGTTAAATAAAGGcctatttatttgcatttttggAACTTTTATCTGCATCTCCCAGCCTTTGTTGCACAGAGTTGATGGACAGTTTCCTCCACAACAAAGTGGACCTTGAGCTAGCGTGTATCTTGTCAGACTACTATTTCTGACGTCAAGAGGTCAAGAATGAGCTTTTTTgttagttattattatcattattattattatcaacagCATT
The Pempheris klunzingeri isolate RE-2024b chromosome 4, fPemKlu1.hap1, whole genome shotgun sequence genome window above contains:
- the gemin4 gene encoding gem-associated protein 4 codes for the protein MTLTVSKVLILSTPVVVLLSESAVLQGAFLLAEKLCLPSSLSSLQKDDWSRVGRPVLEAVREICRQDKLNSHSATTSVSWTEKLVCALWLKLLCREAGEDVEVSWRENPFFPLQNGLPEVSHVVLLEVVRSMGAAQTFAQFLLCLPRSQICTELERLVQYTRSSPTREDDARLFLEVWWELWKGRDEQTAGGEDSIGTMFARQCARLSSKSSGESSQAAKRLKLDPPDPSAMSPTTDVLHILLHALKDVKDHISTTDLCLQALSVSLDALHTAFLIDQAAVLSTIEKMHILSKTVSIREKNDEKLSPELIREAQRDLRASHTPSQFQPSRMKLDEALKIITEAAQFWQSSGLLKVNESSDPSYSAFKLEQSVQRVLTDLQKAEVPAAMTEKNLLRGLLESLAFPAVESSPEMNARVTAMIISHRLDDHQNYALLFASEKSWAACDEHWIDCIEKNQAAFQHRSILIKLTSTLMSKLHRQSTNVSHCRKLMKVIADIFSALSLKDKNKALAAMLRLSSRGFFACSVPPAVIDGFELELNMAFNCIIQGGGGESAAASQGNLNTAVSLVARVAFQNPEAALRSCCHSAIFNKGAFSLMAKILQQLPGLIGQKGREDEAQSDEDEGKGAEESIADGKVAASGSSLLCRCLQELFKTKSLSANEREQFLKCLGLLMMPVMAVEGEEVKQSFLLPEEVVNTFVLSNLSTMGQSSFDTELSLQLLHTALSVDVQEPASSPHWVMDCSPFPLLYVLAQLYNHTLRCWEQTPGGAAPHWSMDTRELLLSVLTTLGQVVGAEVAAAPSSWSRALFWLYNKVEELDWSVRFHLKAVWGEHFKNEVPSSLLTVCDLPEQEWSGLDLPQYGQGTGLLAWMECCSISDSLQSTMLSGLSLDRRRPDHIGMFSKGVLVALTQTLPWCSVPQWTRLLGVLRELIASERLHVPFSLEYVDYLPLLDLRRFSCELRLSVLLLRVLQLLCGSSCSHWLSVDGWAHVGRLYAHSVKDVMNSVRAKLPLPSSGALTSMSPKAPASRNSNPSCTSIKSPKMSQDISQKDLKHPGGPPLKAAESHREEEVEAVPSQEVLFVLSQLFCHVQHIQVMMPGGQCEPLFLSSLEILSHYEAIMAAFPDSSSPLESDNTRHFFSTITDNLENREMKAALQQKIAQLVSSAA
- the dhrs13b.2 gene encoding tapasin codes for the protein MIMVLTRNTLIYLHLCASVLCVPQVSWLPCQFTDEHVFEDDNNHVRTELIHRQAMLQFGRKGDAPVNPNAVTFLVTGSRLDLWRYVEGVEAEQLECQLQRYSTQGIYVRWPVQEPQDYNRWFSCTLKHTKGLFTVTGFLRHPSDQPPPGQQDYLRWPAIEDREILTTTVALVIKTQSPSVRAGLGSQQKLHCQFAVDHKGPNVSVEWHWQQRGERTTLFSHSSRSGSTQGTGVVLRGLTGGDASYKLPFTKMKSQGTYICSVSVIPLFASVDISLHVEEPPRVSLNVGPILSLQDGGEQKVVCKAESYYPLDVEIVWHKQDPSVSGQRVGAPLPTVLDNILLSSHKHNQDETYTLSAFFYLQASLSNSGIQFTCSVSHQSLRVPIKKSFILTVEESSSWMFTLTVGVTMVTLVGVLLVLLSHLHSAKQRSVQKKPY